A genome region from Bombilactobacillus bombi includes the following:
- the uvrC gene encoding excinuclease ABC subunit UvrC, whose protein sequence is MATEYLEHKLALLPDRPGCYLMKDINSKIIYVGKAKNLKNRVRSYFKSSHEGKTAKLVSEIRDFETIVTSTDKEAFLLEITLIQKHQPYFNIKLKKGTGYPYIKITKERNPQMIITGQVKNDGGYYFGPYPNVYAAEETLHFLQKVYPLRRCTGHLGRPCLYYHMGQCLGACFKEVPIEKYQQQITKIKSFLNGNVSTIKKTLQQKMETAAKNLKFERAAELRDQIRYIEQTVEKQKIISNDHTPRDLFNCYVDKGWISIQVFFIRQARLMKREKRIFPCINTPEEELATFILQFYNRKNNVLPREILVPSTIDSATLEQILQVPFRTPQRGQKRDLLEMAHDNAKLVLLEKFRLMELDNRQTVEAQEQIFTALGLPYGHVIESFDHSHIQGMDAVSAMVSFVDGKPQKANYRKYKIKNELEEHSGADESANTREVIYRRYSRLLKEKKPLPDLILMDGGIIELRVVLDVLHNELGIHIPVAGMVKDNHHNTAHLITGEKGVAVPLDPKSEGFYLLQRIQDEVHRFVISYHRKTHSKNALSSQLESIKGVGPKTRIKLLKNYGSVKKIKEAPLEDIMKLGISQTVAQTIKLSLSTTPIRKIGS, encoded by the coding sequence ATGGCTACAGAATATTTGGAACATAAGTTAGCTTTATTGCCGGATCGTCCTGGATGCTACTTAATGAAAGATATTAATTCTAAGATTATCTATGTCGGCAAAGCTAAAAACTTAAAAAATCGAGTTCGCTCTTATTTCAAGAGTTCACATGAAGGCAAAACAGCCAAATTAGTTAGTGAGATTAGAGATTTTGAAACAATTGTCACATCTACTGATAAAGAAGCCTTTTTACTAGAAATTACATTAATTCAAAAGCATCAACCATATTTTAATATTAAGTTGAAAAAAGGGACTGGGTATCCATACATTAAAATCACCAAAGAGCGTAATCCCCAAATGATAATTACTGGACAAGTCAAAAATGATGGCGGCTATTATTTTGGACCTTATCCCAATGTTTATGCAGCTGAAGAAACGCTGCATTTTTTACAGAAAGTTTATCCTTTACGACGTTGCACAGGACATTTAGGACGCCCTTGTTTATATTATCATATGGGGCAATGTTTAGGAGCTTGCTTTAAAGAAGTTCCCATAGAAAAATATCAACAACAAATTACCAAAATTAAAAGTTTTTTGAATGGTAATGTCAGTACTATCAAAAAAACTTTACAACAAAAAATGGAAACAGCCGCCAAGAATTTAAAATTTGAACGTGCAGCTGAGTTACGAGATCAAATTCGCTATATCGAACAAACCGTTGAAAAACAGAAAATTATTTCTAACGACCATACTCCACGAGACTTATTTAATTGTTACGTTGATAAAGGCTGGATTTCTATTCAGGTATTCTTTATTAGACAAGCACGTTTAATGAAACGAGAAAAACGTATTTTTCCTTGTATTAATACACCTGAAGAAGAATTAGCAACTTTCATCTTGCAGTTTTATAATCGCAAAAACAATGTCTTGCCTCGAGAAATTTTAGTACCTTCAACAATAGACTCTGCAACTTTAGAACAAATTTTGCAAGTGCCATTCCGAACACCACAACGTGGTCAAAAACGTGATTTATTAGAAATGGCCCATGATAATGCTAAATTGGTTTTACTAGAGAAATTTCGCCTTATGGAATTAGATAATCGACAAACTGTTGAAGCGCAGGAACAAATTTTTACTGCTTTAGGTTTGCCTTATGGACATGTGATTGAATCGTTTGATCATTCTCATATTCAAGGTATGGATGCTGTTTCTGCCATGGTTAGTTTTGTGGATGGCAAACCGCAAAAAGCAAATTATCGTAAATATAAAATTAAAAATGAGTTAGAAGAGCATAGTGGTGCAGATGAATCAGCAAATACACGGGAAGTTATTTATCGACGTTATTCAAGGTTATTAAAAGAAAAAAAGCCGCTTCCTGATTTAATCTTGATGGATGGTGGAATTATTGAATTACGCGTAGTGCTGGATGTTTTGCATAATGAATTAGGAATTCATATTCCAGTTGCAGGGATGGTTAAGGATAATCATCATAATACAGCGCACTTAATAACTGGTGAAAAAGGGGTTGCCGTGCCGTTAGATCCAAAAAGTGAGGGTTTTTATTTATTACAGAGAATTCAAGATGAGGTTCACCGCTTTGTCATTAGTTACCATCGCAAAACTCACAGTAAAAATGCTTTATCTTCACAATTGGAAAGTATCAAAGGGGTTGGTCCGAAAACTCGAATTAAATTATTAAAAAATTATGGCTCTGTCAAAAAGATTAAAGAAGCTCCATTAGAAGATATTATGAAATTAGGAATTTCACAAACAGTAGCCCAAACTATTAAATTATCCCTATCTACAACCCCAATTCGAAAAATAGGTTCGTAG
- the pfkB gene encoding 1-phosphofructokinase → MIYTITANPSIDYVLQLRQLTLGEVNRTETDIKLPGGKGINVSRILQQLGLESVAWGFVGGSTGDMFQALLANHQVKTDFISVAGDTRINVKVKATDEETEINGQGPAISMTEKKALLNKVQQVTKGDVVIMSGSLPPQLDNNFYLEIAKIVIAQGAEFVIDTTGQALLDTLPLHPLVIKPNHHELAELFQTNFQDTQDIINAARKLLDQGAQHALVSMAGAGALLVTKNHAYQCNAPKDIVKNSVGAGDSMIAGFVGTLMQTQDPIESFHQGAACGSATAFSEDLATSAKIKEVYQKITVTKIQ, encoded by the coding sequence ATGATTTATACAATTACTGCAAATCCGTCTATTGATTACGTTTTGCAGTTACGCCAGTTAACTCTTGGTGAAGTAAACCGGACTGAAACGGATATCAAACTTCCAGGAGGAAAAGGTATTAACGTTTCTCGAATTTTGCAACAATTAGGTTTAGAATCAGTTGCTTGGGGATTTGTTGGTGGTTCTACCGGTGATATGTTTCAAGCATTACTAGCAAATCATCAAGTGAAAACTGATTTTATTTCGGTCGCAGGCGACACACGCATTAATGTGAAAGTAAAAGCCACCGATGAAGAAACTGAAATTAACGGACAAGGTCCAGCAATTTCAATGACCGAAAAGAAAGCCTTATTGAATAAGGTACAACAAGTTACTAAAGGTGACGTTGTGATCATGTCTGGAAGCTTGCCGCCACAATTAGACAATAATTTTTATTTAGAGATTGCTAAAATTGTAATTGCTCAAGGAGCCGAGTTTGTAATTGATACGACAGGACAAGCATTATTAGATACCTTGCCGCTGCATCCTTTAGTCATCAAACCCAATCATCATGAGTTAGCAGAGTTATTTCAAACAAACTTTCAAGATACTCAAGATATAATTAATGCAGCCCGGAAATTATTAGATCAGGGTGCTCAGCATGCACTAGTATCTATGGCTGGCGCAGGAGCTTTATTAGTGACCAAAAATCACGCTTATCAGTGCAATGCACCTAAAGATATTGTTAAAAATTCAGTAGGTGCTGGCGATTCAATGATTGCCGGGTTTGTTGGCACACTTATGCAGACACAAGATCCAATCGAAAGCTTTCATCAAGGAGCTGCTTGTGGATCTGCCACAGCATTTAGTGAAGATTTAGCTACTAGTGCCAAAATCAAGGAAGTTTATCAAAAAATTACAGTAACTAAAATCCAATAA
- the dhaM gene encoding dihydroxyacetone kinase phosphoryl donor subunit DhaM: MKYGILVVSHVPEIAQGVAKLALQAAPDVSITFAGGTDEGQIGSSLNMIQKAISDNQGDEILAFYDLGSAKMNLEMAREMSTKPIHQFDVALVEGAYTAATLAQVNVDFTTIVSNLDKLHLEK; encoded by the coding sequence ATGAAATATGGAATTTTAGTAGTATCTCATGTACCAGAAATTGCTCAGGGAGTAGCCAAGTTAGCACTTCAAGCAGCACCGGATGTTTCCATAACTTTTGCTGGCGGCACCGATGAAGGCCAAATTGGTTCTTCCTTAAATATGATTCAAAAGGCGATTAGTGATAATCAAGGCGATGAAATTTTAGCCTTTTATGATTTAGGCAGTGCAAAAATGAATTTAGAAATGGCTCGTGAAATGAGTACTAAACCTATTCACCAATTTGATGTTGCCCTAGTTGAAGGTGCTTATACGGCAGCAACTTTGGCACAAGTTAATGTTGATTTTACAACAATTGTTAGCAATTTGGATAAATTACATTTAGAAAAATAA
- the dhaL gene encoding dihydroxyacetone kinase subunit DhaL: MELTTELATKWFELYVQSIQEHKDQLNELDTAIGDGDHGTNMLRGVEQVQTVLQQQATANLSDLLKQVAFALISKVGGASGPLYGTALLDMSKYVQEHDSQLSNLIASGAAGIKRRGQSQVGDKTMLDVWQPVADDLANNQFSSSNLDQHLQATADLEAKKGRASYLGERSVGHLDPGAKSSELLFDCLLQVLNK; encoded by the coding sequence ATGGAATTAACAACAGAATTAGCAACTAAGTGGTTTGAACTTTATGTTCAAAGTATTCAAGAGCACAAAGATCAATTAAATGAATTAGACACTGCAATTGGTGACGGTGATCATGGAACTAATATGCTACGAGGCGTAGAACAAGTGCAAACGGTTTTACAACAACAAGCAACTGCGAATTTAAGTGATTTACTCAAACAAGTAGCATTTGCGTTAATTAGTAAAGTAGGTGGGGCTTCTGGACCATTATATGGTACCGCTTTATTAGATATGTCTAAGTATGTTCAAGAGCATGATTCTCAACTTTCAAATCTAATTGCTAGTGGTGCAGCTGGTATTAAACGGCGTGGACAATCACAAGTAGGTGACAAAACAATGTTAGATGTTTGGCAGCCTGTAGCTGATGATTTAGCAAATAATCAATTTAGTTCAAGTAATTTAGATCAGCACTTGCAAGCAACTGCAGATTTAGAAGCTAAAAAAGGACGTGCTAGTTATTTAGGAGAACGTTCTGTTGGTCATTTAGATCCCGGAGCAAAAAGTAGTGAATTATTATTTGATTGCTTATTGCAAGTGCTAAATAAATGA
- a CDS encoding DeoR/GlpR family DNA-binding transcription regulator, protein MITERRHQLILQELQKKQVVTIKDLVKLTNTSISTIRRDLMQLEKQQLLIRVHGGCKSINSSLHEEPKVAQRQQLSSSQKQKIAQYAATLIQDNEVIFLDSGTTVQKMIPYLAERQHLLVITNSVDNGSLLADYQIKTIILGGTLRSLTKATVGPSVDDYLSQCHLDRAFMGVNGFDVEHGYTTPDPDESAVKQLAINQSDHAYVLSDNSKYGQVRFSKFADLSAAHLITDHLTTNVRLQLANYTKITEVEK, encoded by the coding sequence GTGATTACAGAGCGGCGTCATCAGTTAATTTTACAAGAATTACAAAAAAAGCAAGTTGTCACAATTAAGGATCTAGTAAAATTAACTAATACCTCAATATCAACAATTAGACGGGACTTAATGCAATTAGAAAAGCAACAACTTCTAATTAGAGTTCACGGCGGATGTAAGTCCATCAATTCTAGTCTCCATGAAGAACCCAAAGTTGCACAACGTCAGCAATTATCGTCATCACAAAAACAAAAAATTGCTCAATATGCTGCAACTTTAATTCAAGATAACGAGGTGATTTTTCTAGATTCGGGAACGACTGTTCAAAAAATGATTCCCTATTTAGCTGAACGACAACACCTATTAGTAATTACCAATAGCGTAGATAATGGCTCATTATTAGCAGATTATCAGATTAAAACTATTATTTTGGGTGGTACATTGCGTTCTTTAACCAAGGCCACTGTTGGACCTAGTGTTGATGACTACTTGAGTCAGTGTCATCTTGATCGTGCGTTCATGGGTGTTAACGGCTTTGATGTTGAACATGGATATACAACTCCAGATCCTGATGAATCTGCGGTTAAACAATTAGCAATCAATCAATCTGATCATGCCTATGTGTTATCAGATAATTCCAAATATGGCCAAGTACGCTTTAGCAAATTTGCTGATTTATCCGCCGCTCATTTAATTACAGATCATTTGACAACCAATGTACGACTACAATTAGCTAACTATACTAAGATAACGGAGGTTGAGAAATGA
- a CDS encoding copper homeostasis protein CutC produces the protein MIKEVCVGDYRSALRALKHGANRLELNADLAQGGITPSIGVIQQTTQLAHQYNVPVIVMVRPRGGNFIYSNDEIEIMRLDAQKIAQVGADGIAIGILTSHRQIQTEQLLYVIKDLNIELVFHMAFDEISNQKLALQWLIEHNFQRILTHGGPLEQPLNIKHLQELIEQANNQIQILPGGGVTKKNVADIIRVLDVNQAHGTKIV, from the coding sequence ATGATTAAAGAAGTTTGTGTTGGCGATTATCGATCAGCGCTACGAGCTTTAAAGCATGGAGCTAATCGTCTAGAATTAAATGCAGATTTAGCTCAAGGTGGGATTACTCCCAGTATAGGTGTAATTCAGCAAACAACCCAATTAGCTCATCAATATAATGTCCCCGTAATAGTGATGGTCAGACCACGTGGTGGTAATTTTATTTATTCAAACGATGAAATAGAAATCATGCGCTTAGATGCTCAAAAAATTGCCCAAGTTGGTGCAGATGGAATAGCAATTGGAATTTTAACATCTCATCGGCAAATTCAAACTGAGCAATTGTTATATGTCATTAAAGATTTAAATATAGAACTAGTCTTCCATATGGCTTTTGATGAAATTAGTAATCAAAAATTGGCATTACAATGGCTTATCGAGCATAATTTTCAAAGAATACTAACTCATGGCGGTCCCTTAGAGCAGCCACTCAATATTAAACACTTGCAAGAATTAATTGAGCAAGCAAATAATCAAATTCAAATTCTACCTGGTGGTGGTGTTACAAAGAAAAATGTGGCTGATATTATCCGTGTTTTAGATGTTAATCAAGCTCATGGAACTAAAATAGTATAA
- a CDS encoding glycosyltransferase, translating into MVKPLKTKVASVQEGSIHDYDDILRYFNNKKAQQDLKSRYHSLTFVTTGIEAYNGGQTTMLHLGTLLAHSGYDVYYQSYVPQSQASLQNNAKFNYPNYQGTCLAMDQLSQHQSDIWIATLWESAYIIKNLPGYKLYFIQDYEPYFYPFGDRSQLAQKTYELGLHMISLGPWCQKMIQANCQINSPLEQINFPVDLDRYPYSQREFNSYSHKKCFTLAVYTKFNSPRRAPINLELLLNNCTKILNNKGYQLEINYFGTDKSKTFINGHNLGKLTQPQMVSLYQQSDFGIAPSMTNFSLVPFEMMSTGLPFIDFQEGTGKYFIPNKCCFYTHFDENELADLLIKLSKNTNSLQQATNNARQHLYSITWEHTLRDILNILTNLPRKN; encoded by the coding sequence TTGGTAAAACCATTAAAAACTAAAGTTGCGTCCGTACAAGAAGGCAGTATCCATGATTATGATGATATTCTGAGATATTTTAATAATAAGAAAGCTCAGCAAGATTTAAAAAGTCGTTATCATTCTCTAACCTTTGTCACGACTGGTATTGAAGCTTATAATGGCGGTCAAACAACCATGTTGCATTTGGGAACTTTATTAGCTCATTCAGGATATGACGTCTATTATCAAAGTTATGTTCCACAAAGCCAAGCTAGCCTTCAAAATAACGCTAAGTTTAATTATCCTAATTATCAAGGTACTTGTTTAGCAATGGATCAATTATCTCAGCACCAATCTGATATTTGGATTGCCACTTTATGGGAATCTGCTTATATTATCAAAAACCTTCCTGGATACAAATTATACTTTATTCAAGACTATGAGCCTTACTTTTACCCGTTTGGTGATCGTTCTCAATTAGCTCAAAAAACTTATGAACTGGGATTGCACATGATTTCTTTAGGGCCCTGGTGTCAAAAGATGATTCAAGCAAATTGTCAAATAAATAGTCCCCTCGAACAAATTAACTTTCCAGTAGATTTAGATCGATATCCATATTCACAACGTGAATTTAATAGTTATTCTCATAAAAAATGTTTCACATTAGCTGTATATACAAAATTTAATAGCCCGAGACGAGCTCCCATTAATCTAGAGTTACTTCTAAATAACTGTACTAAAATTCTTAATAACAAAGGTTATCAGTTAGAAATCAACTACTTTGGTACAGATAAATCGAAAACTTTCATCAATGGGCATAATCTAGGTAAATTAACACAGCCTCAAATGGTGAGTTTATATCAACAGAGTGATTTTGGGATTGCGCCATCAATGACCAATTTTTCTTTAGTTCCTTTTGAAATGATGAGTACTGGTTTGCCATTTATTGATTTTCAAGAAGGTACGGGCAAATATTTCATTCCTAATAAATGTTGTTTTTACACTCATTTTGATGAAAATGAGTTAGCCGATTTGCTGATAAAACTCAGCAAAAATACTAATAGCCTGCAGCAAGCAACCAATAATGCACGCCAACATTTATATTCAATTACCTGGGAACACACTCTTCGAGATATTTTAAATATTTTAACTAATTTACCCAGAAAAAATTAA
- a CDS encoding PTS fructose transporter subunit IIABC → MDLKELLRKDVMIMDLKATTKEAAIDEMIANYKKHDVIDDVDLFKADILKREAETSTGIGDGIAMPHARDKAVKKATVMFAKSNKGVEYDALDGQPVSLFFMIAAPDGADNLHLQALAALSSLLINPQLVAALKKATTPEEVQELFDQAEAAKEAKEKADAAKKADNTSSESSQHKGFIVAVSACPNGIAHTYMAEAALKEQAEKLGVEIRVETNGSEGVKNRLTADEIKRADGVILAADKKVEMPRFDGKPLLNRPVIDGINKASELIQKVENGEAPIYHADPSEAGNSDSNTAEEKSLWSRVYADLMNGVSHMLPFVVGGGILMALSFLLENIVGPKSTTFLFLNGIGNYAFSFLIPVLAAYIAVSMADVPALMPGFVAGYMASQATASFVHSNSPAGFIGGLLGGFIAGWVVIFLKKACKNIPQSLNGMKPMLIYPVLGLLIVGAIMYFAIDPIFAVVNQAISTFLTHMGTGNAVILGALLAGMMAIDMGGPFNKAAYAFAIGTFTTTKDGALMAAVMAGGMIPPLAIALATTIWKNKFTKAEREAGLSNYILGAAFITEGAIPFAAADPLHVLTSSVIGAAIGGGLTQFWKVNVPAPHGGIFVSPLSNRPWLFLLSVILGAIIAGVIYGIWKPAPKTEAK, encoded by the coding sequence ATGGATTTAAAAGAACTACTTCGTAAAGACGTCATGATCATGGATTTAAAAGCAACAACTAAAGAAGCTGCTATTGATGAAATGATTGCAAATTATAAAAAGCATGACGTAATCGATGATGTCGACTTGTTTAAAGCTGATATTTTAAAACGCGAAGCTGAAACCAGTACCGGAATTGGTGATGGCATTGCCATGCCCCATGCTCGTGATAAAGCCGTTAAAAAAGCAACTGTTATGTTTGCCAAAAGTAATAAAGGTGTCGAATATGATGCTTTAGATGGTCAGCCTGTCAGCCTCTTTTTCATGATTGCTGCACCTGATGGCGCCGACAATTTACATTTACAAGCTTTAGCTGCCTTGTCTTCTTTATTAATTAATCCGCAATTAGTAGCAGCTTTGAAAAAAGCTACTACCCCTGAGGAAGTTCAAGAATTATTTGATCAAGCTGAAGCTGCTAAGGAAGCTAAAGAAAAAGCAGATGCTGCTAAAAAGGCTGATAATACAAGTAGTGAATCTAGCCAACATAAAGGCTTTATCGTTGCTGTTTCAGCTTGTCCTAATGGAATTGCGCATACCTATATGGCAGAAGCAGCTTTAAAAGAACAAGCAGAAAAATTAGGCGTTGAAATTCGTGTTGAGACTAATGGCTCTGAAGGTGTTAAAAATCGTTTAACTGCCGACGAAATTAAACGTGCTGATGGTGTTATCTTAGCTGCTGATAAGAAAGTAGAAATGCCGCGTTTTGATGGCAAACCTCTCTTAAATCGTCCTGTTATTGATGGTATTAACAAGGCTAGCGAGTTAATTCAAAAAGTGGAAAATGGTGAAGCTCCAATTTATCATGCTGATCCATCAGAAGCTGGTAATAGCGATAGTAATACTGCAGAAGAAAAATCTCTTTGGTCGCGTGTTTACGCCGACTTGATGAATGGTGTATCTCATATGTTGCCATTTGTGGTTGGTGGTGGTATTTTAATGGCCCTTTCCTTCCTTTTGGAGAATATTGTAGGACCAAAATCGACCACTTTCTTATTTTTAAATGGTATTGGTAATTATGCTTTTAGTTTCTTAATTCCTGTTTTAGCTGCTTATATTGCTGTTTCTATGGCTGATGTACCAGCTTTAATGCCTGGTTTTGTTGCTGGTTATATGGCTTCGCAAGCAACAGCTAGCTTTGTTCATTCGAATAGTCCGGCTGGTTTTATTGGTGGTTTATTAGGTGGTTTCATTGCTGGTTGGGTTGTCATTTTCCTGAAAAAAGCTTGCAAGAATATTCCTCAATCTTTAAATGGTATGAAACCAATGTTAATATACCCAGTACTGGGCTTATTGATTGTTGGTGCAATTATGTACTTTGCAATCGATCCAATCTTTGCTGTAGTTAATCAAGCTATTTCTACCTTCTTAACTCATATGGGTACTGGTAATGCTGTTATTTTAGGTGCTTTATTGGCTGGAATGATGGCTATCGATATGGGTGGTCCTTTCAACAAGGCTGCATATGCCTTTGCAATTGGTACTTTCACAACCACTAAAGATGGTGCTTTAATGGCAGCTGTTATGGCTGGCGGAATGATTCCACCGTTAGCAATTGCTTTAGCAACTACTATTTGGAAAAATAAATTCACTAAAGCTGAACGTGAAGCTGGCTTGAGTAACTATATTTTAGGTGCGGCTTTCATTACCGAAGGTGCCATTCCCTTTGCTGCTGCTGATCCACTGCATGTTTTAACTTCTAGTGTCATTGGAGCTGCCATTGGTGGTGGTTTAACCCAATTCTGGAAGGTTAATGTACCAGCACCTCACGGTGGAATTTTTGTTTCACCATTATCTAATCGTCCTTGGTTATTCTTATTATCAGTTATTTTAGGTGCTATTATTGCCGGTGTCATTTATGGTATTTGGAAGCCAGCTCCTAAAACTGAAGCAAAATAA
- the obgE gene encoding GTPase ObgE gives MFVDNVTITVKAGKGGDGAVAFRHEKYVPNGGPAGGDGGNGGSIILKVDAGLRTLMDFRYHRHFQAPAGGQGMIKSMHGANAKDIYISVPPGTIVKDLDSNEILGDLTSNDQELVVARGGHGGRGNIHFANSRNTAPEVAENGELGEQRSISLELRVIADVGLVGLPSVGKSTLLSVATAAKPKIAAYHFTTLTPNLGMVQLEDGRDFVLADLPGLITGASQGVGLGFQFLRHIERTHVILHLVEMDPNNGRDPVTDYQQILQELQNYDPQILQRPQVIVATKMDLSGSKQRLTDFMKQLNLGAQDVYQISSVTHQGVQELMRHTADLLAKLPDTQPQKQSDTEQKKLYRYQKNDADEIKVEKLDEHTYQVINAAVSRLLQRSNLNYQDGIMRFARKLQNLGVDEALMKAGAQTGDTVVIDDFEFEFM, from the coding sequence ATGTTTGTTGATAATGTAACAATAACAGTTAAGGCAGGAAAGGGCGGTGATGGAGCCGTTGCTTTCCGTCATGAAAAATATGTACCCAATGGTGGACCTGCTGGGGGTGATGGCGGCAATGGCGGTAGTATTATTCTTAAAGTTGACGCTGGTTTAAGAACTTTAATGGATTTTAGATATCATCGCCATTTTCAAGCTCCTGCTGGGGGCCAAGGGATGATTAAATCTATGCATGGTGCTAATGCGAAAGATATTTACATTAGTGTACCACCTGGGACTATCGTCAAAGATCTTGATAGCAATGAAATTTTAGGCGATTTAACATCTAATGATCAAGAATTAGTTGTGGCGCGCGGTGGTCATGGCGGGCGTGGAAATATTCATTTTGCTAATTCACGCAATACTGCTCCCGAAGTTGCTGAGAATGGTGAATTAGGTGAACAGCGTTCTATTAGTTTAGAATTGAGAGTGATAGCAGATGTTGGACTTGTAGGTTTACCTTCCGTTGGTAAATCCACTTTATTATCAGTAGCCACAGCAGCAAAACCTAAAATTGCTGCTTATCATTTTACAACTTTGACTCCTAACTTAGGTATGGTGCAATTAGAAGATGGTCGTGATTTTGTTTTGGCTGATTTACCAGGCTTAATTACTGGAGCTTCTCAAGGAGTAGGATTAGGGTTTCAATTTTTACGGCACATTGAAAGAACGCATGTGATTTTACATCTAGTAGAAATGGATCCGAATAATGGGCGCGATCCAGTTACTGATTATCAACAAATCCTCCAAGAATTACAAAATTATGATCCACAGATTTTGCAACGTCCCCAAGTTATTGTGGCGACAAAAATGGATTTGAGTGGATCAAAACAACGTTTAACTGATTTTATGAAGCAATTAAATCTTGGCGCACAAGATGTTTATCAAATTTCGAGTGTTACTCATCAAGGTGTACAAGAATTAATGCGTCACACAGCTGATTTGCTTGCAAAATTGCCTGATACACAACCTCAAAAACAATCTGATACAGAACAAAAGAAATTGTATCGTTACCAAAAAAATGATGCTGATGAAATTAAAGTAGAAAAACTGGATGAACATACTTATCAAGTTATCAATGCAGCCGTTAGCAGACTTTTACAACGAAGTAATTTAAATTATCAAGATGGTATTATGCGCTTTGCTCGAAAATTACAGAATTTGGGTGTTGATGAGGCGTTAATGAAAGCTGGAGCGCAGACAGGTGATACGGTTGTGATTGATGATTTTGAATTCGAATTTATGTAA
- a CDS encoding SPJ_0845 family protein: MGLTVKRENDFGSLFDKFASLPDDIKQDIDTLDKTAKKNKDTDAKKKESK; this comes from the coding sequence ATGGGATTAACTGTTAAACGTGAAAATGATTTTGGAAGTTTGTTCGATAAATTTGCCTCTTTACCAGACGATATCAAACAGGATATTGATACTCTTGATAAGACTGCTAAAAAAAATAAAGATACTGATGCTAAGAAAAAAGAAAGCAAATAA